In Betaproteobacteria bacterium, one genomic interval encodes:
- a CDS encoding molybdopterin-dependent oxidoreductase, which yields MKSSIILFGMVQALKVAARFYPEFAERLKQKNITAQFKLKDNSDGRWVRFENGKVKSNGGICENPDLSIIFQNRAVAEEFLTPPFNQLVRIDAAKNFKVCLEGSDELAVWFMATLNRMQTLGWKSGTDIGDGVVRYTSGTNGGPLFVYVKDGKILRITPVEFDEEDAPSWSIKARGRTFTPPRHTTLAAHGMAQKSMVYSKDRLLYPMKRVDFDPNGERNIQNRGVSEFERISWDEALDIVAKEIQRAKRKGPGAVLVYHGGHHQWGNLGHYLSAFNRFFNLIGCSRVHNNPDSWEGWYWGAMHHWGNSMRLGVPESYGTVEDCLKEAEMMVFWSSDPDATYGYEGTRRREWAKQLGIKMVHIDPYLNHTAALLGGKWIAPKPGTDAALAQALCYIWITENLYDKKFVESRTTGFDEWKDYVLGKTDGTPRTPEWQEAETGVPAREVRALAREWGRKKTYLGVGGWGCGVGGACRSPMGAQWARMMTILGAMQGFGQPGVNFGNLQFGAPLDFTFYFPGYAEGSMSGELQYSANAANNYQRMPHIVTMNSVRQSIHRMQLPEAILNGKALGYLTDITSVQGQFFKFGYPSPGHAKIEMIYRYGSSSLGTTMDSNRWVKMYQSENLPFVVNQSIWNEGETRFADIILPACTTFERWDIGEYYNVGAGYVHHMYQMVNHRVISMQHKCIEPLGESKSDYEIFLALMQRMGMGALYSEGGNSELDWCKRVFDSSDLSKHISWKKFLRKGYFVVPAPAESARTPTALRWFYEGRPKDVPEPYPLPSEYVNNFGCGLQTPSGKYEFIPETLGRIDDPERPPLNKYMPTYEDSSTDERLKEYPLQLLSPHSRYTFHLMGDDRGSTVMDIKDHRVLFDGHYYLVARVSRQDAEQRGIENDDLIRLWNNRGSVVCAAQVTARLRPGVVSAPASSAQYRPAGEPGNSTDLGGCINMLCPSKPLTKQTSGMAPNTTLIQFEKWSGVDTWHRSEVK from the coding sequence ATGAAATCTTCAATCATACTTTTTGGGATGGTGCAAGCGCTAAAAGTTGCTGCACGCTTTTACCCCGAATTCGCGGAGCGTCTGAAGCAAAAAAATATCACCGCGCAATTCAAATTAAAGGATAACTCGGACGGTCGCTGGGTAAGATTTGAAAATGGAAAAGTAAAATCGAACGGGGGTATTTGCGAAAATCCGGATTTGTCCATCATTTTTCAGAACAGGGCCGTCGCGGAAGAGTTTTTGACGCCGCCTTTCAACCAATTGGTGCGGATTGACGCGGCGAAAAATTTCAAAGTCTGCTTAGAAGGTTCGGATGAATTGGCAGTATGGTTTATGGCCACGCTTAACCGCATGCAAACGCTTGGATGGAAGAGCGGGACCGACATTGGCGATGGTGTCGTGCGATATACAAGCGGCACGAACGGAGGGCCATTGTTTGTCTATGTCAAGGACGGCAAGATTTTGAGAATCACCCCTGTCGAGTTTGACGAGGAAGATGCACCTTCATGGTCCATAAAAGCGAGGGGTAGGACATTTACGCCTCCTCGTCACACGACGTTGGCCGCCCACGGGATGGCGCAAAAATCCATGGTCTATTCAAAAGACCGTCTTTTGTATCCGATGAAGAGGGTAGATTTTGATCCGAATGGCGAGCGAAATATTCAGAATCGCGGAGTTTCCGAATTTGAGCGTATCTCATGGGATGAAGCACTGGATATCGTTGCCAAAGAAATACAACGCGCCAAGCGCAAAGGCCCTGGAGCAGTTCTGGTTTACCACGGTGGGCATCATCAGTGGGGAAACCTCGGTCATTATCTGAGCGCCTTTAACCGATTCTTCAATCTCATTGGATGTAGCCGGGTTCACAATAACCCCGACAGTTGGGAGGGTTGGTACTGGGGCGCGATGCATCACTGGGGCAACAGCATGCGTCTCGGCGTGCCAGAGTCCTACGGCACGGTTGAAGACTGCTTGAAAGAAGCGGAAATGATGGTTTTTTGGTCCAGCGATCCCGACGCGACCTATGGCTACGAAGGGACCAGAAGACGTGAATGGGCCAAACAGCTTGGCATCAAGATGGTTCATATTGATCCATACCTCAACCATACTGCTGCGCTGCTTGGAGGAAAATGGATAGCGCCCAAGCCAGGCACTGATGCGGCACTTGCTCAGGCACTTTGCTACATCTGGATAACGGAGAATCTGTATGACAAAAAATTTGTAGAAAGCCGAACAACCGGATTCGATGAATGGAAGGATTATGTTCTTGGGAAGACGGACGGAACCCCGAGGACACCTGAGTGGCAAGAAGCAGAAACCGGTGTCCCCGCGCGGGAGGTCAGGGCGCTGGCCAGGGAGTGGGGGCGCAAGAAAACCTATCTCGGCGTAGGCGGCTGGGGTTGCGGAGTGGGCGGTGCCTGTCGCTCGCCAATGGGTGCACAGTGGGCAAGGATGATGACTATCCTTGGCGCAATGCAGGGATTCGGGCAGCCGGGCGTCAATTTCGGCAATCTGCAGTTCGGGGCGCCCCTGGACTTTACTTTCTATTTCCCTGGATATGCTGAAGGCAGCATGTCTGGAGAACTCCAGTACAGTGCAAATGCGGCCAATAACTATCAGCGCATGCCGCATATCGTGACAATGAATTCCGTCAGACAGAGCATTCACCGCATGCAATTGCCCGAGGCGATCTTAAATGGGAAAGCGCTAGGCTACCTAACGGATATCACCTCGGTACAAGGGCAATTCTTCAAGTTCGGTTATCCATCACCCGGACACGCAAAAATCGAGATGATATATCGATACGGGAGTTCCTCATTGGGAACGACGATGGACTCAAATCGCTGGGTAAAAATGTATCAATCGGAGAATTTGCCATTCGTGGTAAACCAGTCGATCTGGAACGAAGGGGAGACGCGTTTTGCGGATATTATTTTGCCCGCGTGCACCACATTTGAACGCTGGGATATAGGTGAGTATTACAACGTAGGCGCCGGTTATGTGCATCATATGTATCAGATGGTAAACCACCGCGTCATTTCAATGCAGCATAAATGCATTGAACCCTTGGGCGAGTCCAAATCCGATTACGAAATCTTTCTTGCATTGATGCAACGCATGGGTATGGGGGCACTCTATTCGGAAGGCGGCAACTCGGAGCTTGACTGGTGTAAGCGCGTCTTTGATTCGTCCGATTTGTCCAAACATATTTCCTGGAAAAAATTCCTGAGAAAAGGTTATTTTGTCGTTCCTGCTCCTGCGGAATCCGCACGAACCCCCACTGCCCTCCGGTGGTTCTACGAAGGCCGGCCCAAGGATGTACCGGAACCCTATCCACTTCCGTCGGAATATGTGAATAATTTTGGTTGCGGCCTGCAAACTCCTTCGGGTAAATACGAGTTTATTCCTGAGACGCTTGGCAGAATTGATGACCCGGAGCGGCCTCCATTAAACAAGTACATGCCGACCTATGAGGATTCGAGTACAGATGAACGACTGAAAGAATATCCTTTGCAGTTGCTGTCGCCACATTCACGATACACATTTCATCTAATGGGTGACGATCGAGGCAGCACCGTAATGGACATCAAAGACCACCGTGTCTTGTTCGACGGCCACTATTATCTGGTAGCCAGAGTTAGCCGGCAGGATGCAGAGCAGCGAGGAATTGAGAATGATGACCTGATTCGCCTTTGGAATAACCGGGGCTCGGTGGTATGTGCAGCGCAAGTAACGGCTCGCCTGAGACCGGGAGTTGTTAGTGCACCTGCATCTTCTGCCCAATACAGGCCAGCGGGTGAGCCGGGCAACTCAACTGATCTGGGGGGGTGCATCAATATGCTATGTCCCAGCAAGCCTTTGACGAAGCAGACCAGCGGTATGGCGCCAAATACAACACTGATTCAGTTTGAAAAATGGTCCGGTGTCGATACCTGGCATCGTTCGGAGGTGAAGTGA
- a CDS encoding PaaI family thioesterase yields MLAVDDETGAARLRFVPGARLNNLAGTVFGGYVAAMIDDAAGIATWFGGGKRHFATAQMSVSFLRAAKADEALIADVRVNYIGTRHAFVEVRISRERDGDALAIDTVVQTFIGVPKSD; encoded by the coding sequence GTGCTGGCTGTCGATGACGAGACTGGTGCCGCGCGCTTACGCTTTGTTCCCGGCGCACGGCTCAACAATCTCGCTGGAACCGTGTTCGGCGGCTACGTCGCCGCCATGATCGACGACGCCGCCGGCATCGCGACCTGGTTCGGCGGCGGAAAGCGGCACTTCGCCACCGCGCAGATGTCCGTCAGTTTCCTGCGCGCCGCCAAGGCGGATGAGGCATTGATCGCTGACGTGCGCGTCAACTACATTGGCACGCGCCATGCATTCGTTGAGGTCAGGATCAGTCGCGAACGCGACGGGGACGCGCTCGCAATCGACACGGTTGTTCAGACTTTCATTGGGGTTCCAAAGTCCGATTGA
- a CDS encoding VOC family protein: MNALSKASSCVALIVVALFNRVASAEPVPLVEQIPVDIRRTTLVVRDIDKSLPLYRDALGLKMIYDQLIGGGTESDGKARPPTIRLVLLRANDTFIGALGLMQRLDQPSAPAPILSNGGVGQMIMVFNVADLSTRWAKIEATPNIRVETQPKRVEYPSPDGVVIPVMFSAVRDADGNKIELNQILGVPAGTATAQPK; encoded by the coding sequence ATGAATGCCCTTTCGAAGGCCTCAAGCTGTGTCGCGCTGATCGTTGTTGCGCTCTTCAATCGTGTGGCCAGCGCCGAACCGGTCCCGCTGGTGGAACAGATTCCGGTGGACATCCGGCGAACCACGCTTGTGGTGCGCGACATAGACAAGTCGCTGCCGCTATATCGCGACGCGTTGGGCCTGAAGATGATCTACGACCAATTGATCGGTGGTGGTACCGAGAGCGATGGCAAGGCGCGACCGCCGACAATCCGGCTGGTGTTGCTACGGGCCAACGACACTTTCATCGGCGCCCTCGGACTGATGCAGCGTCTGGACCAGCCATCCGCACCCGCGCCAATCCTCTCCAACGGAGGAGTAGGGCAGATGATCATGGTTTTCAATGTCGCGGACCTTAGCACTCGATGGGCCAAGATTGAAGCCACACCGAATATTCGCGTGGAGACTCAGCCCAAGCGAGTCGAATACCCGTCGCCCGATGGCGTCGTGATTCCCGTGATGTTTAGCGCCGTGCGGGACGCCGACGGCAACAAAATCGAACTCAATCAGATTCTTGGTGTGCCCGCTGGTACGGCCACCGCACAACCAAAATAG
- a CDS encoding MFS transporter: MVTLLTIAYVFSFVDRYILGLLIEPIKADIHLTDEQIGYLIGPAFALFYATMGLPLGWLADRKRRTWIVAAGVALWSLATAASGLARGFWHLFAARMSVGIGEATLNPCAMSMIGDSFPPERRGKPVAVYSTALSLGAGIASLIGAVVLTWAKTSEGIVLPLIGAVKPWQFAFIVVGLPGLVISLGFLFVTEPPRQGPSADAVLARSGFADSLGYVKRNAGAFIGLIAMICVMTIIAYSHGFLPSAFARKFAWEAKDYALVNGFMTLAIGPATVVGIGVACDRWRKAGQSDAPFRLLSIGFVLMLASSGLALQMPSPLTAFILLGLSTVGIATVSATGIISLLDITPSSIRGQVVALYYMGHQYRGPWPRAHIRWLAINSRIRRGSVAPCGISHSSCHGIVPLLLIPAIRRQYLIQLERMQETT, from the coding sequence ATGGTGACGCTTCTCACTATTGCCTATGTTTTTTCGTTCGTTGATCGCTATATTCTCGGTCTGCTAATCGAGCCGATCAAGGCGGACATTCACTTGACCGATGAGCAGATCGGATACCTGATTGGTCCCGCCTTTGCATTGTTCTACGCCACCATGGGATTACCCTTGGGATGGCTTGCCGACCGCAAGCGGCGGACGTGGATTGTCGCGGCAGGTGTGGCCCTCTGGTCGCTGGCAACTGCTGCGTCGGGGTTGGCGCGTGGCTTCTGGCATCTGTTTGCCGCGCGTATGAGCGTTGGCATTGGGGAGGCAACGCTGAACCCATGTGCTATGTCGATGATCGGTGACAGTTTTCCCCCAGAACGGCGCGGCAAGCCAGTTGCGGTTTATTCGACTGCTCTTTCTTTGGGCGCGGGAATTGCCTCATTGATAGGGGCAGTGGTGCTCACATGGGCCAAGACTTCAGAAGGCATCGTCCTGCCGCTGATCGGCGCAGTCAAGCCTTGGCAGTTCGCTTTCATTGTCGTGGGTCTGCCGGGTCTTGTGATCTCGCTCGGGTTCTTGTTCGTCACTGAACCCCCTCGCCAGGGCCCCAGTGCTGATGCTGTACTCGCCCGTTCAGGTTTCGCGGATAGTCTCGGCTATGTTAAGCGCAACGCCGGCGCGTTTATTGGTTTGATCGCGATGATCTGCGTTATGACTATCATCGCCTATAGCCATGGATTTCTGCCAAGCGCGTTTGCCCGTAAGTTTGCGTGGGAGGCGAAAGATTATGCGCTCGTCAATGGCTTTATGACCCTTGCCATCGGCCCGGCGACGGTAGTCGGTATTGGCGTCGCGTGTGACCGTTGGCGGAAGGCTGGTCAGAGTGACGCACCATTTCGCTTGCTCTCAATTGGCTTTGTACTGATGCTGGCTAGCTCGGGCCTTGCACTTCAGATGCCTTCACCCTTGACCGCATTCATCCTGCTAGGTCTCAGTACCGTCGGCATCGCCACGGTATCCGCGACGGGGATCATTTCACTTCTTGATATCACGCCCTCGTCGATTCGCGGACAGGTGGTGGCGCTTTACTACATGGGTCATCAGTACCGCGGGCCTTGGCCTCGGGCCCACATCCGTTGGTTGGCTATCAACTCGCGTATTCGGAGAGGCTCAGTTGCACCTTGCGGTATCAGCCATTCCAGTTGTCACGGCATTGTTCCGCTTTTGCTAATCCCGGCGATTCGTCGACAGTATTTGATACAACTGGAGCGAATGCAGGAAACCACATGA
- a CDS encoding VOC family protein, translating to MASLDRALTFYRDVLGFDVTFVLPHNPASYSYPVFDIPRDAAMRFCVLSTASQERVMALTEITGVELVALPHPRRSAIVLEIKDVDSVIAGARALGLQIYDEEVLITKDGRKGREIGIVDFDDNLVVIYKITGIV from the coding sequence GTGGCCAGTCTTGATCGTGCATTGACGTTTTACCGCGATGTGTTGGGCTTTGACGTGACGTTTGTCCTGCCGCACAATCCCGCGAGCTATTCCTATCCTGTGTTCGACATTCCACGCGACGCGGCGATGAGGTTTTGCGTGCTTTCCACTGCAAGCCAAGAGCGGGTCATGGCGCTAACCGAGATCACCGGTGTCGAGCTCGTTGCCCTGCCACACCCGCGACGTTCCGCGATTGTGCTTGAGATTAAAGATGTGGATAGTGTGATAGCGGGTGCCCGCGCGCTCGGGCTTCAGATCTATGACGAGGAAGTCCTGATTACCAAGGATGGCCGCAAGGGTCGCGAGATCGGGATTGTCGATTTCGACGACAATTTGGTTGTCATTTACAAGATCACCGGGATTGTATAG
- a CDS encoding NADP-dependent oxidoreductase, whose product MSYLNGFDALARGKVINDDSNFQWRVSRQPGGALSPDDFAWVEGAIPEPAPGEVLLKTRYLGLAPVMRMYMQGTGAAGETVLKPGDVIHGRGVAQIVKSRHPEWREGEVVQGQIGWQSFKASAMTPAEKMFRVPNVGLPAMFSCKTLGMTGLSAHAGLFACGEPQRGETLVLSGAAGGVGSIVSQLAANIAGCQVIGIAGGPEKCALIQRQGCTAAIDYKADDLAKRLDALCPNGIDCYFDNVGGETLATVLDRLAMHARIVLCGSISEYAREIPFGVTNYTRLRSKEARMQGFFVYNHVHRWEAVMAELAGWIHDGALKPKHDVTIGFENMPKALARLYAGLNRGAAICDVRGEPGAWL is encoded by the coding sequence GTGAGTTACCTCAACGGTTTTGATGCCTTGGCTCGCGGCAAGGTGATCAATGACGACAGTAATTTTCAGTGGCGAGTTTCGCGACAGCCTGGTGGCGCACTCAGTCCTGATGACTTCGCGTGGGTCGAGGGAGCCATACCCGAACCTGCGCCAGGTGAAGTGCTACTTAAGACACGCTATCTCGGTCTAGCGCCCGTGATGCGCATGTACATGCAGGGAACAGGCGCAGCGGGAGAAACCGTTTTGAAGCCGGGTGATGTGATCCACGGGCGCGGAGTTGCGCAAATTGTGAAGTCGCGGCATCCCGAGTGGCGAGAAGGAGAAGTGGTACAGGGGCAAATCGGTTGGCAGTCATTCAAAGCGTCCGCGATGACACCCGCAGAAAAAATGTTTCGGGTACCCAATGTGGGTCTGCCGGCGATGTTTTCATGTAAGACGCTGGGGATGACTGGCCTTTCTGCCCATGCGGGGCTTTTTGCATGTGGCGAACCGCAGCGCGGTGAGACACTGGTGTTGTCTGGTGCGGCGGGCGGGGTCGGGTCCATCGTCAGCCAACTTGCTGCGAATATCGCTGGGTGCCAAGTAATCGGTATCGCGGGTGGCCCTGAAAAATGCGCGTTGATACAACGGCAGGGTTGTACTGCGGCAATTGATTACAAGGCCGATGATCTGGCCAAGCGGCTCGACGCGTTGTGTCCCAATGGCATAGATTGTTATTTTGACAATGTTGGCGGCGAGACCCTCGCGACCGTCCTCGACCGCCTTGCGATGCACGCGAGGATCGTACTGTGCGGCTCAATCTCCGAATACGCTCGCGAAATACCATTCGGTGTCACCAACTACACGCGGTTGCGAAGCAAAGAGGCGCGTATGCAGGGATTTTTTGTCTACAACCATGTTCACAGATGGGAGGCCGTGATGGCAGAACTCGCTGGCTGGATTCACGATGGGGCTCTTAAGCCCAAGCATGATGTGACAATCGGGTTCGAAAACATGCCCAAAGCACTCGCTCGGCTTTACGCGGGACTCAACCGCGGCGCGGCCATCTGTGACGTCCGTGGCGAGCCAGGGGCATGGTTATGA
- a CDS encoding VOC family protein, translated as MVDIVKRTTLMVRDADAAARWYETVFGMTRWMYVPFTLSGTQLAA; from the coding sequence ATGGTTGATATCGTTAAACGTACGACGCTGATGGTCCGCGACGCCGATGCTGCGGCGCGTTGGTATGAGACCGTGTTTGGGATGACCCGCTGGATGTATGTTCCATTCACACTTTCGGGTACTCAGCTTGCAGCCTGA
- a CDS encoding DUF1330 domain-containing protein produces MPAYMIVTAKIKDRDAFIAGYGVVAGALVEKFGGRYVLRGPGAELLEGSFGDGASMVISEWPDKATILAFWNSTEYQEAKKLRASVADCQVLVIEAPKING; encoded by the coding sequence GTGCCTGCCTACATGATCGTTACCGCCAAAATAAAGGATCGCGACGCCTTTATTGCTGGATATGGCGTCGTTGCCGGTGCTCTCGTAGAAAAGTTTGGTGGAAGATATGTGCTTAGAGGGCCGGGCGCTGAACTGCTCGAGGGCTCGTTTGGTGATGGCGCATCAATGGTCATTTCCGAATGGCCCGATAAGGCGACAATTCTCGCTTTCTGGAATTCGACTGAATATCAAGAGGCAAAAAAGCTGCGCGCGAGCGTCGCTGATTGTCAGGTATTGGTGATTGAGGCACCAAAGATCAATGGTTGA
- a CDS encoding pyridoxamine 5'-phosphate oxidase family protein, with translation MGKTYTEIDAELAAWIRRQKMFFVATAPLKGELINCSPKGLDTLQILGSRELAYVDIGGSGIETVAHIKENGRIVLMMCAFEGPPKIYRFYGRGTVVAAHENQFLELLQHFPEPPVCRAIVRIAITRIQDACGFGVPLYDFKKQRDTLPRYVAAKTSNELNASIAKYSAASIEGLPGLTITDGVFAGRGHAGD, from the coding sequence ATGGGCAAAACATATACAGAAATTGACGCTGAACTTGCGGCTTGGATTCGCCGGCAGAAAATGTTCTTTGTCGCAACCGCCCCGCTTAAGGGTGAACTAATCAACTGCTCTCCAAAGGGCCTGGATACGCTCCAGATTCTCGGCTCGCGCGAACTTGCCTATGTCGACATAGGCGGAAGCGGAATCGAGACAGTAGCGCACATAAAAGAAAATGGCAGGATCGTGCTGATGATGTGCGCCTTTGAAGGTCCTCCAAAGATATACCGGTTCTATGGTCGGGGAACAGTCGTGGCGGCACATGAGAACCAATTCCTTGAGCTGCTTCAGCATTTTCCAGAGCCACCGGTCTGTCGCGCTATCGTGCGCATTGCCATCACGCGAATCCAGGACGCGTGCGGATTCGGCGTCCCACTATACGATTTCAAGAAACAACGTGACACGCTTCCCCGCTACGTTGCCGCCAAAACCTCCAACGAATTGAATGCGTCTATTGCAAAGTACAGCGCCGCGAGTATTGAGGGCTTGCCTGGATTGACGATCACAGACGGTGTGTTTGCGGGACGAGGACACGCAGGCGATTAG
- a CDS encoding amidohydrolase, which produces MKYDILAIDAVVNIWTAEALANRPSRKKFYVDKMHVGQGTFDGVSLEEMIARMDAAGIERSLLIAAKVGVKHHPACYQVPYSMVADALQKYPKRFSGLAGIDPTEGMAGVRELERAVREYGFIGAHSYPHWFELAPDHARYYPFYAKCVELNIPIQLQVGQSMVYDASYPRRSVGRPICLDSVACDFPDLTLIGIHVGIPWADEMIAMSWKHANVYIGCDAHRPTYWPESFVKYINSFGQDKVLFGTDFPVLPFEQTRIDIEALGLKPTVLRKLLRDNATRVYRL; this is translated from the coding sequence ATGAAATATGACATTCTGGCGATCGATGCGGTTGTCAATATCTGGACCGCTGAAGCGCTAGCCAATCGGCCATCACGCAAAAAATTCTATGTGGACAAGATGCATGTCGGTCAGGGCACCTTTGACGGGGTAAGCCTTGAGGAGATGATTGCCCGCATGGATGCTGCGGGCATTGAGCGCTCGCTGCTAATCGCAGCGAAGGTCGGTGTTAAACACCACCCGGCCTGCTATCAGGTGCCTTACTCGATGGTGGCCGACGCCCTGCAGAAGTACCCAAAGCGTTTTTCCGGACTTGCCGGCATCGACCCGACAGAAGGTATGGCCGGCGTGCGCGAATTGGAAAGGGCGGTGCGTGAATATGGATTCATCGGTGCGCATAGCTATCCTCACTGGTTCGAGCTTGCACCCGACCACGCGAGGTACTACCCGTTCTACGCAAAGTGTGTCGAGCTGAACATTCCAATCCAACTGCAGGTTGGTCAGTCGATGGTGTATGACGCGAGTTATCCGCGCCGCAGCGTCGGGCGGCCTATCTGCCTGGATTCAGTCGCATGCGATTTCCCGGATCTCACGCTGATCGGTATCCACGTAGGCATTCCATGGGCCGACGAGATGATCGCGATGTCTTGGAAACACGCGAACGTTTATATTGGCTGCGATGCACACCGGCCCACTTATTGGCCGGAATCATTCGTCAAATACATCAACAGCTTCGGACAAGACAAGGTCCTCTTTGGAACTGACTTCCCGGTACTGCCGTTCGAGCAAACGCGCATCGACATCGAAGCCCTAGGCCTGAAGCCGACCGTGCTACGCAAACTGCTGCGCGATAACGCGACGCGTGTTTACCGGCTATGA
- a CDS encoding CoA transferase: MATITRPLDGIKVVEHPHMVMGPTVGLILADLGADVIKVEPLNGDNTRRLLGSGAGYFPMYNRNKRSLCVDTQALAGRDVVNRLIAKADVFVENFRPGAMNERGWDYATLSSSNPRLIYCSAKGFLKGPYEHRTALDEVAQMMGGLAYMTGLPGKPMRAGASVIDVTGGMFGVIGILAALEQRHRTGQGQEVKTSLYETTAFLVGQHMAQYAATGTPAPPMSQRLSAWAVYDIFDTADNDQVFIGVVSDTQWRKFCEAFGFQDFRADRSLDQNGERVKQRDRIMGVLREHLRGFTKSELMARLEATGLPFAPIAKPQDLLDDPHLNAEHGLIDLTLPDGSKTRLPALPIEMHGRRFDAYRDLPREGQHSRDVLHDAGFSDAEVERLASDGIIRLQDAA; encoded by the coding sequence ATGGCAACGATCACGCGGCCACTGGACGGAATCAAGGTGGTGGAGCACCCACACATGGTAATGGGGCCCACCGTAGGCCTAATATTGGCCGATCTCGGGGCTGATGTTATAAAAGTCGAACCACTCAATGGTGACAACACTCGCCGATTGTTAGGCTCCGGTGCGGGGTACTTTCCGATGTACAACCGCAACAAGCGTAGTCTTTGCGTTGATACCCAGGCGCTAGCTGGCAGGGACGTAGTAAATCGCCTGATTGCCAAAGCCGACGTATTCGTTGAGAATTTCCGACCGGGCGCAATGAACGAGAGGGGATGGGACTACGCAACGCTTTCTAGTAGCAACCCTCGTCTGATTTACTGTTCTGCCAAAGGCTTTTTGAAGGGCCCGTACGAGCATCGTACCGCGCTCGATGAGGTAGCGCAGATGATGGGCGGCTTGGCCTACATGACCGGTCTACCCGGCAAACCGATGCGCGCCGGTGCCTCGGTGATCGATGTGACCGGCGGCATGTTCGGCGTGATCGGCATTCTTGCCGCGCTCGAACAGCGCCACCGAACCGGGCAAGGCCAAGAGGTAAAGACTTCGCTATACGAAACCACCGCTTTTCTGGTCGGCCAGCACATGGCACAGTATGCGGCCACAGGCACGCCGGCCCCACCTATGTCTCAACGCCTGTCGGCGTGGGCCGTGTACGACATCTTCGATACCGCCGACAACGACCAGGTGTTTATCGGTGTGGTCAGCGACACGCAGTGGCGCAAGTTCTGCGAGGCGTTCGGCTTCCAGGATTTCCGCGCTGACAGATCGCTCGACCAGAACGGCGAGCGCGTCAAGCAGCGTGACCGCATCATGGGTGTGCTCCGCGAGCACTTGCGTGGCTTCACCAAGAGCGAGTTAATGGCACGACTCGAAGCCACCGGCCTGCCCTTCGCGCCGATCGCAAAACCGCAGGATCTGCTCGACGATCCGCATTTGAACGCGGAGCACGGGCTGATTGACCTTACCCTGCCCGACGGCAGCAAAACCAGGCTGCCAGCACTGCCGATCGAGATGCACGGCCGACGCTTCGATGCCTACCGCGACCTGCCGCGCGAAGGTCAGCATTCACGCGACGTATTGCATGACGCTGGATTCAGCGATGCCGAGGTTGAACGTCTGGCCAGTGACGGCATCATCCGACTGCAGGACGCGGCGTGA